From the Macaca nemestrina isolate mMacNem1 chromosome 7, mMacNem.hap1, whole genome shotgun sequence genome, the window GCAGTGGGCCGCTCACTGTCGCGTGCGCGGGTTTGATCTCGTTGCAGGTTCCGGGGGAGGGACACCCCTCCACCCCGCCTGCCGGCGGTAGACGCGCCGTAAATGCGCTTTGGAGACCGGAGGATAACGAGACAGACTTACAGGCAGTGGGAAGGACGGGGGTCCCGCGAGGGCCGCCGGTGGGCAGTTCTGTGGCCGGCTCGGCGCCCCCGGACCCCGGCGTTCAGGACCCTGTGGGAGACCTTCCCACCTTCCCAGTGGTTTCCACCCCGCGAATTGCAGATTATCTCCCGAATCCCAGGGACTTAGCGGTCGAGTGGGCGGAGGGGGAGCGTGGCTCCGAGCGCCACTCCGGGCTGGGGGCAGGTTCCCGGCGCTCTCGCCCCATCGGGGCAGAGAGTACCGACCACGCTGCGGGACGCGGCTGGCAAGGCCCTGGCCCTGCCGGGGCGCGGACGCCAGCGCTTAGCTCAGCCCCGGGCTAGGAGTGGAGACGCAGCCCTGCTGCGCGCTCCGGCAGGAGACCCGGGTGGGGACGGGGGCGGAGGAGCctgggggcagggaaggggacAAAGAGCCGCCCTGCCGTGGGGAAGAGCGACCCCCATGTCACAGTCCTATTGTTCGCTGAGTCTCCGACTGCCCTGAACTCTGGTGCCCCCGGGAGGGAGAAGGGGCGCCGTCGCCCAGATCGTGGGTATTTGTTTatctggggagagggaggagggcgGGGGACGCGGGCCGGGGAGGGGGCTCGACTGCTATTTCTGCGCGTCGCCTTTAAGGGAAGCCCGGCCCTACCTTTCCCACCGTCCCCCTCCCCGCAGTCGTACCTGCATTTTAAAAGCGCCCTGTAGCCCTGGGATTGGCCAAGGCCGCGTCCTCTGGGCGCAGAAACTTGAACCGCCGGGAGCCGGCTGCGGGCGGGGGTCGGAAACCCCGCGGATGGACCGTACCACCCCCGCGGCTCCCCCCACGCGTGCCCCGCCCCTCCCGCACACCCCCGGAGCGGCCCAATCGCACGGCCGGGAGGGCGGGACCGCGGCCGGAACGCGCCTCTGAGAGGGCACCGGCCGGGCGGGCGCACCGCGCAGGGGGACGGCGGGGGCCGCGCCTCTGCTCCCCCGTCGCCctcgggggcggggccgggcctCGGAGCCCCGCCCACTCTCCGCCCGGGGTGGGCGGGGCGGCGGGGGCTCCCGGAGCTGGGCCGGGGGCGGGCCTCCGCCTGCCTCGCCAGAACCCTGAGAGCGCCCGGCTCCGCGGCCGCCGACGCAGCAGCCGCCTCCGCTCGTCAGCCCCGAGGCGCGCGGGCTCCCGGGCAGCCCCGGCGGGCGCGGCGAGAGGGCGCGCAAGGCGGCAGGGCGGGCCGCACGCGCCCCCGGCCGCCCCCCGCCCGCGCGCGGACCGGCCCAGCGGAGCCCCGGCGCGGGGAAGCGCCGGCCGGGCGAGGGCGATGCCGCGGTGACGGCCCCGCCATGGCGAAGCCCGCAGCGACGGCGGCGGCGGCGTCGGAGGAGCTGAGCCAGGTGCCGGACGAGGAGCTGCTCCGCTGGAGCAAGGAGGAGCTGGCGCGGCGGCTGCGGCGCGCGGAGGGCGAGAAGGTGGGCCTCATGCTGGAGCACGGCGGCCTGATGCGCGACGTGAACCGGCGGCTGCAGCAGCACCTGCTGGAGATCCGCGGCCTCAAGGACGTGAACCAGCGACTGCAGGACGACAACCAGGAGCTGCGCGAGCTCTGCTGCTTCCTCGACGACGACCGGCAGAAGGGGCGCAAGCTGGCGCGCGAGTGGCAGCGCTTCGGGCGCCACGCGGCCGGCGCCGTGTGGCACGAGGTGGCCCGCTCGCAGCAGAAACTGCGCGAGCTCGAGGCGCGCCAGGAGGCCCTGCTGCGCGAGAACCTGGAGCTCAAGGAGCTGGTGCTGCTGCTGGACGAGGAGCGCGCGGCACTGGCGGCGACGGGGGGCtcaggcggcggcggcggcggcggcggcgggggcggcgcCGGCTCCCGCAGCTCCATCGACAGCCAGGCCAGCCTGAGCGGGCCGCTGGCGGGTGGCGCGCCCGGCGCGGGGGCCCGCGACGTGGGCGACGGCAGCAGTACGTCCAGCGCGGGCAGCGGCGGCAGCCCGGACCACCACCACCATgtcccacccccgctgctgcccCCTGGGCCGCACAAGGCCCCCGAAGGCAAGGCAGGAGCAACACGTCGGTCCCTGGACGACCTGTCGGCGCCGCCGCACCACCGCAGCATCCCCAACGGTCTGCACGGTAAGGACTACACGGGCCGGGCAGCGCGGGTCTCCCTGGCTGCAGCCCCTTACCCAGGCTGCGGCGAGAGGAGGTGGTCCCTGGCGGTCCCACTCGTGCGGCCGCCACTCCAGACTCCTCCTCCAGCTGTCATGGATCCTGGACCAGGGGATCCCGCACTCACCCGAAGTAGGGCTTTGGGCGGTTGTGGGCCGGTCCAGTCGTGGAGCGTCTTTCTGTTCAGCTCAGAACCTGCTGCCGGTCCGGTCGCAGGAAAGTTTCTAGTGGGTGTAGTTGCCAAAATTGGCGTCTGTCACTGCTGGGCTGGCGGTGGGCGCCTCATCCCAGCCTTGGAAATCCTTGCCTAGTAGCGGGAAGTTCTGAACAGAAAAGAATACAAGGCCTCTTTGAGCGCAGGTGAATTTCCCCTCTTGCAGCAACAGGTGTCCTCCAAGCCAAGCAGTGTCCACGTGTGTGCAGTGGCTGGAGTTCTGCAGTAGGGTGCGGGGATTGGAAGGGTGCACAGGCAGCTGCTTGACACCCAGGGGCAGCTGGGAAGAGGCCTGGGGCTCAGAGCCTTTCTGGTTTGCCATAAATTCCGCCCTTCTAGTCCCGGGACCTTTCTCAGCCGAGACTCTAAGACTTTCCCGAGGGAGATGTATTTGGAACGGATTGTAGTTTTTCTCCTCTGTCTATCTCcgtttctttgtctgtaaaatggagatgatgacCTCTGCCTTGTGGATTTGAGGTGGAGATAAACTGTCTGAAGGGATTTATAAACTGTTGGTCGCCTTATAGGAAGTGCCATGGTCATCCGTGACTAGGGTGTGGGTGGGTGGACCTTTGGCCTCTGTCAGCGCCTGTCTTCCACGCCCATATTACTGCTGCGCCCAGTGCAGAGGGTGGCCCCAGCTTGGGGCTGTGGGAGCCTGCAGGCtgctccctctcccagcctcctgctCAGCCCTTCTGCTCCCTGCCGGCTTTCTCGTCCCTGCCGGTGGTTCCAGGGCCTCCCTGTTCTTACACGTTTTTTGGTTGCTTGGCTTCCAGTTCTGCTGGTAGTTACAACTGCCTGAACTTTTTGCCTGAAGGTGGAGAATGAACAGCCCTTTCTGGTTGCCTTTAAAGCCTTTCCTAATTCAGAGAAAGTGTGTCTAGGCCTGAAATCACTGCCCTCCCCAGGACCCCTCAGCCTGAGGTGGGGAGGGACGTTTGCTCCTTGGTTTGGTGGCCAAGTGGCCTCTGCAGGCGtgatggggtgggggctggggtgggagacaTATCCATGGAGGTGGGGCGGGGGCAGTGCAgcatatttttcctttatttaccaTCCTGAGCCTGTGGGTTCAAGGTAGGACTGACTGGGTTTAGAGGGATATTTTGTTACTGATTAGCAATCTATGGCTACAACTCAGGTTTCTCTTTGTAACACTGTAtccaccccccacctcccaccacagGCTGCTTGAGGGCAGTGAGAGTAGTGCAAAGTTAGGTGTTTAAATTCATTTTGGGGCTGTTTAGAGTACCTCAACCCCTTTGACTTCGCGGTCCTGGGGGGCTTTTGAAGGGTCAGTTatctgggcctcggtttccccaaGGGCAGTACAAAGGAGCAGACTGCTGCAGTCTCGTGGCTGGAAAATGAAATGTTTCTGGTTTTCAGCTGCGTCATCAATGACACTTGGCGAGAGTGCCTCTCTGCAGGACACTGGAGGGCTGGAGTGTTTAGAGCATACTTGCAGGAAAGTCTCTGTCATGTTTTGGGCAAAGAGATGCGGCCCCAGTCTGGCTCAGCGTGTCAGCTGCGAGAGTGAATAATACAGGAGTGGAGGACTAGGCTAGACCGAGTTTTCCACCCCACTGGGGACCAGTGGGGGGTTGAAGTATAGGGTTTCCCACAGAACCCATCCTCCCCCAAGTCCACTTAGCACAGGACTGCTGCAAATGTTGTGGCAGCAAACCTTTGCTCTGGGGTGAAATGAAAATTCAGCATTATTATTACAAATTTCAGTTAcagttgaaattattattattaagttttgtCTCTTAAAGACACATGTGGCCTTGGGGTGTTGTCCCACTAATATAAACGGAATGCTTGGAAACCAGGAAAGGCCCTTCTCTTAGAAactgagtttttctttctttcttcccccccccccccccaacccttttttcaagacagggtgtcactctgtcacccaggctggagtgcagtggaacactcatggctcactacagcctcaacctcccaggcttaagtgatcctcccagctcagcctcccaagtagctgtgattagaggtgtgagccacctctcctgcTGAAACTGGGTTTTTCTGTTCTGGGACTTGTAGCTTTAAATTGAACAAAGATTGGGCCTGAGCTGAGGGAGATGATGAATTTCTCTCTGGGTGGTGTCAAAAGTGGGGTCAGACACCAGGCTTGCGCCTCATGTGCTTGGTCTTTGCTTCTCCTCAAAGGAACCTTAGGGAAgcagtattatccccattttacagacaagcaagtgGAGGCTTAGAGGGGTTCCTAGCCTTGTCTGGGAAGGTGGCTGACATTGGAAGTACCTGTCCCGGGTGGGTTTGCTGCCATGATCATCTCCTGTTCAGGCCGTGGGTCTGAATCTGTTGTGCCCTTGGCCTGTTGTCATGTTTGCTGTTACTATTAATGAGGGGACACTGGTGACTCCCTATTCTTGATTCCTGACCCAGGTTTGCCCTCTTTGTCCCCTGCTGGGAAGTGTCACTTCCTTATCAGTGACCACTGAGCAGATGGCTGATAACCCCATTACCCAGAGGCTCAGGGTGTCTtgagtttgaatctcagctcctcCATGTATATTGGGCAAGTTATTAACTGGCCAAGCCTCTCTGTGGTCCTCTTCTGTAAGGTGGACAGAACCCAGAGTACCCCATTATCCACACAAGGTTGAATGAGGTCAGGATCTACACACAGTAGGTTTCTCCTGTTGTTAGAGTCCTTGGGGCTCTCCCAGCACACCTCGTTTTCCTCTTCAAAAGTGCTTGCTGCTTAGACAGCTCACCTGAATGTTTATGTCTGAGCCTCTTGTGTGGCCACGCTTGCTGATGAGCTAGTGAGGACAGTGACCCTGCTCTCCTTTCTGGGGAGCTGGTGGCAGTTGCAGCCCTGCTGGGTACCCTAGGAGGACTCTAGTGGTTGAGGTGGGAGGTAGCCCATCTGTATGCAAGGCAGCCCTGGCTGAGGCTGGCCTGGCGGGCCTGTGTATTGTGTATGTACATGCAAATAGGCTTTTCTCCTTGGctgctttatttgtttgtttgtttatgtatttatgcatttatttattttgagacagggtctcactggtcacccaggctacagtgcaatggcactaccatggctcgctgcaaccccaacctcctgggctcaagtaatgctcttgccttggcctcttgaagctgccgggatgacaggcatgtgctaccatgcccagataattgttgaatttttgtagagacgggaactcactatgttgcccaggccggtcttgagcacctgggctcaagcagttctcctgccttggccttccagagtgttgggattacaaacatgagccactgcacctggccttggctGCCTTTGGTAGACGTCTGGTCTGGGCTGACTGGACTTGGGACTGGGGTGCGCTTTGCTGTAGTCCAGTGTGGCACACTGAGGCAGGTAAACCCCAACACCAGAAAGTCAGGTTCTCCTTCATGAACTGATAGAATTTTCAAACACAAGAATTTTCAGTTCTTTTCCTACCTGCCCCTCCGCCTATCTCCTCTGCCCCACCACAGGCACCACGCCCCCCTCCTGCCCATTCCCAGgcatttcctcccctcccctgatAACCTCCTCCTCCACGGTCCACTCCCCTTTAGCCAACCCAGAGGAACCAGGATTCTAGCAAGCCTGTGGATGAGCCCCATTTACCTTTTAAAGTTTGGATTAAAATTGTGAGCTTCTCAAAATGAGACAGGTTTGTTCTCCTGCTTGtgtttttgttggtttaagtGGGAGGATGGAACAGGGTGGTCtaggcctttaaaaaaaagagcaCGCTAACTCTGAATAGTTCTTTTCTGTGCAGCAGCTCGGCTAATAAGGCTGCTTTTCCTAAACCCAGCTAGGCTGGGGAGCAAAGGTCAGTGAAGACAATGGGGTGGGTGAGATAAGcctttccccctcctccttccccagcctgtcCCAAGGGATCCATCAATGGCCTTGGGATGCTGTGCCTCAGAAAGGAGGGCTGGCCTTGAGAGGCTCCCAGGCAGGTGACCCAGGGGTGGGTAAGCTGTGCCTGGCGCTTCACAGTTTGCCACAGACAGCATCCCAGTCCCAATTCCATTCTGTTCAGAGCTTCCAAATGGTTCCAGGAGGGAGACCTCAGCATCTCCATATCTTAGATGGGGAAACCAGGGCTACTAGGAGTAGTGGTGCGGTGACTTGCTCTAGGTCCTGTGGGGCTGGTTAGGGGGCCTGGGATGCGTCTTCGGTTTCCTGTGTCAGAGTTCTGAGCCCATGGCCCTGTGCCTGCTGCCCAGGGACTTCCAGGGGAGCGGTGACCTCTGCCACAGAGACAGTGCACCTCCTCCTAGGATGCCAGGCCCTGGGCCTCATTCCTGTCTCCCTGTGTCTTGGCATGGAGGAGTGGGGCGAACGCGGTGCAGGGCGGGCCACCTTCCCTGTGATGGCTGTGCCTCCCCACCTCTTGGTTTCTCTTTCCCTCACTTCTCCGCCCGAGGCTGGCTTACCACCGCAGCAGTCGCCCCACCAGAACTCTTGCTCAGGCCTGGCCTGTGAGTTCCCAGGACCAGCACATGATACACAAGGAAATCAGTAGTTTGCTCCTAATCTGTTTTCCGCCCGTGGGGATTTTCCAATCCATGCTTGTTGCCTTCATTTGCGCAGAGAATTGAAAGTCTGTTAGGCAAGTTCCTGAGCCTCCAcgagcctctgttttctcttctgccaAGTGGGAAAATGTTACCAAGCTTCGGGTCGAGGGAGGAGGGTGTAATGAGTGATATGTGGAGCCTCTGGGGGGTAGCGGCTCCTGCTGTGCGAAGGCCCCTTCTCCCACTGCAACATTCGACACCAGGCATGCTGAGGGGCAGTGTAGCCCTCTGGGCAGTGCTCTGGCTCCGGGGTCAGAGAGCCCTGGGTGAATTTTGGCCTTGCTACCTGCTTTATGACCGTGGCAGCTGACTGAgcctctaaacctcagtttcttcatctgtatcctgAGGCCAATAATGTCTCGATCCTAGAACTGGGCCTTGAAGGATGGGTTCCATGTCCTTTCATTATTTCCTGGCCTCCGCGGATTCGCCTCCCCTGGGTGGGAGTGGGAGATCCCCTGACACACGCTCATGCCCAGTCTAGGGTCAGAGCCAGCTGAGTCCTCATCTAGTTGAATGGAGGGAGCCAGCATTCCAGGCAGGAATAAGAATGGCCAAGGTCTGGAAGCGGGGTCTGGAGCATGGCATTGAGAACCTGGGGCCTGTAAGGTGGACCCAGGATGTATGTGGGGAGATAACCCTTAGCGGGGTTAGTGCTGTGTGCGCCCCCACAGGGCAGACCCCAAAGTCCCAGCTTTTCAGACTTTAGTGCCCACAAACAAGAGTGGCCCAGGTGGGCTGTGTTGCCTCTGGGTCTGGGGAGCGCTGCGTCAGGGGAGGTTGCGTGGACAGTGAGAAGGGGCATTCCTGAATCCACTGAGGATGGGGCTTGTGGACACCCCAGACGGCTCTGGGAATCTGGTTGCGAACTGTCGGAGGTGGGAGGGCAGGTCTGGTTGTCAAGAGCCGAGCGACAAGCGGGACTGGACCTCACAGGTGGTAATTTGCTCTTCAGGAGGCAGGGAAGCGTCTGTGAACTTCACTGAGCATTTACTGCCTCTGAGGTCTGAGTGCCTCCTGAGTAGTGAGTCTTGGAGTCTGGCTTGTGGGGTGGTGGTTCTGGAGCATCACTCTGGTGACCACTGTGGTGTGGGCTGGGCTAGGGGAGCAGGGAGTGGAAGCTGAGGGCTTCCGTTGGGAGGAGGTCCTGGCCAGGAGACAGGCCACAGGACAGAACCTTCTGTAGTTTCCAGACCTGGTGAGCCTGCTCCAAAGTCCTGCTCTCAGCTGCTGTCAGCCTTCTCATGACCTCTGACCTCTAGGGCAGGCGTCCTGAGCTCTTAGGCAGGGCAGCGCCTGTGGGAGATGCTGCCACTCCCAGGTGGCTACTGTGCCCTCCATCCCCAGAGCTGATGCTGCCTCCCGCTACTCCCACCCTTACGTCTAGCACCCTAGACGTAGGATCAGTGTCTGGGATCCAGGCAGGGACCGCTCTGGGGTTCAGAATTCTCATCTTCCTGCTACATAACAACAAGAGACCCTAGTAGCATCCCCAAAGGTTTGGGGATAGAGGAACCAACTTGTCTGCTGAAGGGACTTGATGCTTCTTTGACCATAAAATGTCAGGAATGGTCCCCCCTCCCCTAAGCAAGCACCCAGGATTGGTCACTCAGACATCACCTGTCTACACAGGCAGAGGGTTCTGGACAGGCCTGGAGCCGGGTCACCGGGGGATGGGTGTCTGCTCTTCAGTAGCTCACCGCTGACCTCCAGCTCTTCGGGGGGGCCGAGCAGAAAGATCGGGACTGTATTGAGTGCCTTGGGTTTGCCTTATGTGTGCTGTTCAAACAGAGGCGTGGAGCATATTTAACTACAGTGGATGGTCCCGGGAGGAGGTGAGGGTCTGagtccctttccttcttcctgatTCCTCAACGGCACAGACATTCTGCCATTTCCTCAATTCAGAGCTGGGCATTTTCCCTTCCCGGCTGTAATGTGGGGCGTGTCTTAGAACCCATGTGCACGTTTGCTGGCAGGTCTTCCCCTCTCTGGCCCTGGAAAAGCTCTTGAGTAGACTGTGTTTCGGCGGCTGATGGTATCTGAGAGTGGAGCAAATGCCAGGCCTGGGAGAGCCGCAAACCCCTGAGCAAACTTCACGGAGTCCTAAGGCATGAAGAGACTTGAAAAGACAGGGGCCCACCCCGGGGCCAGCCACATGGATGCTGGAGCCCTCCCTGCCCACCTGGGGCCCTCTGTCGTTGCTCTCTGTCCATCTGGGAGTTTATGAGCCTGGGACTCTGGTCCTCTTGACTCCCACTCTTAGCACAGAGTGGCAGGTTCTGAAAGTCTTTTGGATGGAACAAAcgtgtgcctggcactgtgctgaCAGCAACTGGGTTTTCTCTCACTCGCCTCCTACAACAGTTGCTGGTCCCCACTGGGGTCCCCGTTTCAGCTAAAGAACAGGCTCAGGGTGGTGAGGCAAGTCACAgcaggggcagggtggggccaggccaggccaggggcTCCCATCCTGCTGACCCCAGAGCCTGTGCCCGCTGGTATATCCCAGTTCCCCTGCCCTGTGGGTGTGATTATTCATCATGCCACTTTGCCTCGAGGAAGTGCCCAAGTTGGTTTCTTAACCTCTTCAGGTGTGCTGGGAGCTCAGAGGAGGGGCGGCTGAATTGGGAGCTGAGATGGGCCTCGAAGATGGACTTAGTAAAAGCAGAAGAGGGCAGGTGAGAAGAGAGACCAGGCTTCTCAGAAAGAACggccgagctgggcagatcacctgagctcaggagtctaagaccagcctggccaacacactgaaaccccatctctactaaaaatacaaaaattaactgggtgtggtggcacgtgcctgtaatgccagctactcagtaggctgaggcaggagaatctcgtgaacccgggaggcagaggttgcagtgagccatcacaccactgcactccagcctgggccacagagcaagactcatctcaaaacaaaacaaaccaaaaccaaaaccaaacgaaaccaaaacaaaaagaaccgAGCAAAGGCATGTGGTGGGCATTCGCCTGCACCTTGGGTTCAGCTGGGGTGATGGATGAGTGGGGACCCAGGACAAGGGTTAGGCAgtgagcagggccaggacaggtggGGTCTCTGAAGCCTGTTCCACTGCCCCTGAAGTCACTGGGTTGGGCTTTCCTTCGGGGTGTGGGCAGTTCCAGTTCTAATGTTTTCTGATGGACTTTCCAAGGGGACCCAGAGTTACCTGTTAGGAGTCCTGTTAGAAACTGGAAACTTTATAGCCTGTCCCCATCTTTCTCCTGTTCCCCACCTGATAAATATGCAGACACATCACCTGCTGGGCCTGAGTGGCCTTGTCAGCTGACATGCCCCGTGCCTGGGGTCTTGGGAGATTACCATTGTTCTGTGGATTGGACAATCCAGACTGAACCAGTGGCTTCAGCCCACTTGAGACCCAACCATGTGTAAGTCCcttcctctccctgggctctcattttcctatctgtaaaatgggaagctTGGATGGGCTGAGCTGAGAGTCCCAGGGACCCTCATCTCCTCTGGCCCTTTGACTCAGAGCCACAAGGAAGGGGTGGCCTTCTCTGACCATCCTGCCTCCTGTCAGTCACTCTGTGGTCCTGTGAGCCAGCTCTTTTATATTCCTGGAGATTCTCTTCCTATACCCTACAGCCTGGGTTTCATCTCTTGCCTGGTGGTTGGTCCTTGCCTTTGGGCAGGTGGGGATGGTGAGGCTGCCTGTGACCACATGGGTACCACTGTGGGAGCTAGAGATGGTGACCTGTCTAAACGCTGTTTGAGGCTGAGACCCTGGCCCAGGCCAGCCTCCCCTCCTACAGGGCCCCGGTGGAAGTACCCGCTTCCCCTATCTGATGGACTCAGTAACGGGTTTAGCGCAAGAGGAGAACGCCGAGCTTCAGTTCCGGGTGCAGGTTTGCTGGGGGCAAGCCTGCATGTTCCTGGACTCCAGGTTCCTCCGTTTACTGTCCTGTCTCTCCCAGTCCAGAATGTTGTTGCAATGCACAGTCAGTGTTGGAGGGAGGAGTGAACAGTCCTGGAAGGACTGACCAGGTGCCAGATAGTGCTTGACCCACTTTGCCCAcctgtctttcttttctcatttgtacaCTTGGCACCGAGTTAAATAAGTTACTCCCTGCCCCCgtcccctgccctgccccgccAGCAAAGTCAAACCTCCCCAAGAGGGTGGTGATTTGCACAACCCCACCTTCCCCATTTCCCCTGAATAATTACTAAAATATATACCTTTTGGCTTTTACCAGTGGTTCCTAACTGTGGCTATACATTAGCTATCacttagaaaactttaaaaaataccactgcctgtgcccagccccagagaTGGGCACAGTTGGTCCTGGTGTCATGGGAGGCTGTGAAGGCTCTGGAGTTCTGCTGGGTGGCCAGAGCCAGGATCCCAGAGGACAGCCATGGGCCCTGCCAGCAGGCCAGCTAGGGACAAGGTGGCGCCCACACTGGGCACCACAGAGCCTGGCCGGCCAGGGTTGGGAGGCCGGTGTCAGTTCATGTTAGCAGTGAGGGGTAAACGGCCCTGCCTGTGTTGCTCCCTCGCTGACCTGTGCTGCACGGACGCTGGGGAGATCGCTTTGGCGAGGCCGTGGAATGCCGTTTTGGGCCCTGGATGCACCCTGGCTTGCACCCCTACCTCCCTGCCCCAGGAGCTCGAATCAGCTGCCAGGCATCCCCGTGGAGGCTGCTGCCTTCGCCACCCGCTTGTCGCGGGCTGGGCAGGTGAGGTAGAGGCCTTTCCAGGCTGTTTTGAAGGGgacagaggcaggcagggccgGTGGCACCGAAACGGCAGCTATGGAGAAGAGTCGACCCATTTCCAAAAATAGACCATCCACTGTCAGGGGAAGCATCTCTTTGTCTTCCCAAATCTGTCTTTCCGTTGGCTCCCAGGTTGTAAGGCAAGAAGGAGGCCCGCTCTTGTCGAGGAAGCAGAGGCTCCCTTGAGTGTGGTGCTCCCCCGCCTGGCACAAGGGCCTGATTGTGTGGGACCCTGAATGCTCCCGCCTGTCACGGTGCACGGCACCGGCCCGGGTCCCTAATGAGCCCGCTCTGGGAGTGGCCCTTTGTGGCAGGTTCCGGCCACATTGCCCGCGGCAGGGCTCTGTTTCCCGGCTGCTTAATATCCCTCAGCGGCCCAGTGGGACAATGGGACACTCTCCCAACCCACCCACCCTTTCTCCAGAAAATTAAGAAGTGAGTTTCTCCCTCTTTCAGCACCTTCTGTCCTGGCTGGCAGGGGAAGGTTCCCCTCTTCTCCCCCTTGCCTTTGCCCAGCCCCTCCTGGGGGACCTCCCTCCGCTTCCGCCATTGTCTCCTTTCTCTTGTTCCTTTTCGGTCTGTCCTCTGGCTCCTTCTCCACAAACAGGTTCACGTTTCCTGGTCCAAAGCAACACAGAGCCCCTCCTGTCTACCGCTGTGCCCTTTGGCCTTCCTCCCTTCACCGGGGGATAAACCCTAGAGGCTGAGGCcacctccttctctttccttggcTCTGGGCAATCCCAAACCCTGGGAATGGTGGCTCTGGTTCTGACCAGCAGCCTCTTCTCATCTCAACTTCCTGATGGCATTTGATGTCCCCCTGGGCTTGTTTTCTAGAATGGGGTGGTGTGCTGGTCACCTAGGACCTCCCTGAGCAACTTCTAGCACTCTCTCCAGCCCCTTCTGCCTGGGGGAAAACAT encodes:
- the LOC105467433 gene encoding coiled-coil domain-containing protein 85C isoform X2, with the protein product MAKPAATAAAASEELSQVPDEELLRWSKEELARRLRRAEGEKVGLMLEHGGLMRDVNRRLQQHLLEIRGLKDVNQRLQDDNQELRELCCFLDDDRQKGRKLAREWQRFGRHAAGAVWHEVARSQQKLRELEARQEALLRENLELKELVLLLDEERAALAATGGSGGGGGGGGGGGAGSRSSIDSQASLSGPLAGGAPGAGARDVGDGSSTSSAGSGGSPDHHHHVPPPLLPPGPHKAPEGKAGATRRSLDDLSAPPHHRSIPNGLHDPSSTYIRQLESKVRLLEGDKLLAQQAGSGECRTLRKGFSPYHSESQLASLPPAYQDSLQNGLACPAPELPSPPSAGYSPAGQKPEAVVHAMKVLEVHENLDRQLQDSCEEDLSEKEKAIVREMCNVVWRKLGDAAGSKPSIRQHLSGNQFKGPL
- the LOC105467433 gene encoding coiled-coil domain-containing protein 85C isoform X1, which codes for MAKPAATAAAASEELSQVPDEELLRWSKEELARRLRRAEGEKVGLMLEHGGLMRDVNRRLQQHLLEIRGLKDVNQRLQDDNQELRELCCFLDDDRQKGRKLAREWQRFGRHAAGAVWHEVARSQQKLRELEARQEALLRENLELKELVLLLDEERAALAATGGSGGGGGGGGGGGAGSRSSIDSQASLSGPLAGGAPGAGARDVGDGSSTSSAGSGGSPDHHHHVPPPLLPPGPHKAPEGKAGATRRSLDDLSAPPHHRSIPNGLHDPSSTYIRQLESKVRLLEGDKLLAQLPRPYGRPRSWLQQAGSGECRTLRKGFSPYHSESQLASLPPAYQDSLQNGLACPAPELPSPPSAGYSPAGQKPEAVVHAMKVLEVHENLDRQLQDSCEEDLSEKEKAIVREMCNVVWRKLGDAAGSKPSIRQHLSGNQFKGPL
- the LOC105467433 gene encoding coiled-coil domain-containing protein 85C isoform X3, giving the protein MAKPAATAAAASEELSQVPDEELLRWSKEELARRLRRAEGEKVGLMLEHGGLMRDVNRRLQQHLLEIRGLKDVNQRLQDDNQELRELCCFLDDDRQKGRKLAREWQRFGRHAAGAVWHEVARSQQKLRELEARQEALLRENLELKELVLLLDEERAALAATGGSGGGGGGGGGGGAGSRSSIDSQASLSGPLAGGAPGAGARDVGDGSSTSSAGSGGSPDHHHHVPPPLLPPGPHKAPEGKAGATRRSLDDLSAPPHHRSIPNGLHDPSSTYIRQLESKVRLLEGDKLLAQAGSGECRTLRKGFSPYHSESQLASLPPAYQDSLQNGLACPAPELPSPPSAGYSPAGQKPEAVVHAMKVLEVHENLDRQLQDSCEEDLSEKEKAIVREMCNVVWRKLGDAAGSKPSIRQHLSGNQFKGPL